A single Pseudomonas sp. MM223 DNA region contains:
- the proP_1 gene encoding Proline/betaine transporter (*Name proP_1), which yields MSAPHEVSPATLRRVIAASAIGNFVEWFDFAVYGFLATLIASQFFASEDPSVALLKTFAVFAVAFALRPLGGIVFGALGDRLGRKRILSLTILLMAGSTTLIGLLPTYASIGLAAPVLLTLARCLQGFSAGGEYAGACAYLMEHAPNDRRAFYGSFVPVSTFSAFACAAVIAYGLEASLSAEAMNAWGWRVPFLIAAPLGLVGLYLRWRMEETPAFREAVAQGKAHEHSPLKHTLRHHGRVIRNLGAFISLTALSFYMFTTYFATYLQLVGNLTRAQSLLVTTVALLFAAVGCPLAGAFSDRVGRRKTIGFTCLWVMLCVFPAYWLASSGSMSGALLGVILLAVGALCSGVVTAALLSESFPTRTRYTASAITYNVAYTLFGGTAPLVATWLIGQTGSSLAPAFYLVVIALVALVGGLALPETSRISLHDEAGVDGVRPGVRSTV from the coding sequence ATGTCCGCACCTCATGAGGTATCCCCCGCCACCCTGCGCAGGGTGATCGCCGCCTCGGCCATCGGCAATTTTGTCGAATGGTTCGACTTCGCCGTGTATGGCTTTCTCGCCACCCTGATCGCCAGCCAGTTTTTTGCCAGCGAAGACCCCAGCGTGGCTTTGCTCAAGACGTTCGCAGTGTTTGCCGTGGCCTTTGCCCTTCGCCCGCTGGGCGGGATCGTGTTCGGCGCGCTGGGCGACCGCCTGGGGCGCAAGCGCATCCTGTCGCTGACCATCCTGTTGATGGCCGGCTCCACCACCCTGATCGGCCTGCTGCCGACCTACGCCAGCATCGGCCTGGCAGCCCCCGTGCTGCTGACCCTGGCGCGCTGCCTGCAGGGGTTTTCTGCCGGTGGCGAGTACGCGGGGGCCTGCGCCTACCTGATGGAGCACGCGCCCAACGACAGACGTGCGTTCTACGGCAGCTTCGTGCCGGTCTCGACCTTTTCCGCCTTCGCCTGCGCCGCCGTGATCGCCTATGGCCTGGAAGCCAGCCTGTCAGCCGAAGCGATGAATGCCTGGGGGTGGCGCGTTCCATTCCTGATCGCCGCACCGCTGGGGCTGGTGGGCCTTTACCTGCGCTGGCGCATGGAAGAAACCCCGGCATTCCGCGAAGCCGTCGCCCAGGGCAAAGCGCATGAGCATTCGCCGCTCAAACACACCCTGCGTCATCATGGCCGGGTCATTCGCAACCTGGGGGCGTTCATCTCGCTGACCGCCCTGTCGTTCTACATGTTCACCACCTACTTCGCCACCTACCTGCAACTGGTGGGCAACCTGACCCGCGCGCAGTCGCTGCTGGTGACCACCGTGGCGCTGCTGTTTGCCGCCGTCGGCTGCCCGCTGGCCGGGGCGTTCTCGGACCGGGTGGGGCGGCGCAAGACCATTGGTTTTACCTGCTTGTGGGTGATGCTGTGCGTGTTCCCGGCGTACTGGCTGGCCAGTTCGGGCTCGATGTCCGGCGCACTGCTGGGGGTGATCCTGCTGGCGGTGGGGGCCCTGTGCAGTGGTGTGGTGACCGCGGCGTTGCTGTCAGAAAGCTTCCCCACCCGCACCCGCTATACCGCTTCGGCGATTACCTACAACGTGGCCTATACGCTGTTTGGCGGTACCGCGCCGCTGGTGGCGACCTGGCTGATCGGCCAGACCGGCAGCAGCCTGGCACCGGCGTTTTACCTGGTGGTAATTGCGCTGGTGGCGTTGGTGGGCGGGTTGGCGTTGCCGGAGACTTCGCGGATTTCGTTGCATGATGAGGCGGGGGTAGACGGCGTGCGGCCTGGAGTTCGTAGTACCGTTTGA
- the cntO_2 gene encoding Metal-pseudopaline receptor CntO (*Name cntO_2): protein MLRKTSLVLLMGTCSFACAETAPVELGATTIDGERDAASGVQLDEPIRTGSRLGLTARETPASVSVSDRRLIEERGAKDSQDVVNAMTGVNASANPGFGGFVAYRGFTQNQVTQLYNGINLGYSSATRPVDAWVLDRVELIGGPSSFLHGAGAVGGSINYITKLASRDQQIIDGRIRYGSFDDSEVAFGINQALASNPADARHFMRLDFSRGHGNGYVDRNERHTDSLAFSLLSDLAPNLTHTLALEYQEDREESPYWGSPILPGRSTMKIDNSRRFENYNVADGRYEQRVRWLRSILDYQFSDSTSVQNTLYHYNAQRDYRNVERYAYTRDGKVQRSSPYLQRHDQNLLGDRIELRHDNQLFGLASQWSLGLEYSRMRQTLYPTSSSWSDVVDADHFDPGSFDDIPGVNAGLTKQRHHEVINRAVFAENRLQLTERLALLTALRYDYLDMEVTNYGAVTPTSPAYFERRWEPLSGRIGLTYALTPSASVYVQYSSSADLPAGSLAAATYSNVGLFDLSKGEQWEVGSKFDFLDGRGAATLALYQIVRKDFAVRDSNDANLTVQAGQQTSRGVELSGRLQVTPKLLAEANYAYVDAQYDEFNEAVNGKSVSRKGNAPTNVPANVANLWLTYSLSPAWSVGADSRYVGSVYADNANSLKAPAYTLFGAFARYRLDEHTTLTGRVRNLTDEVYAKQAYNSQYYMGPPRTFELALDMRF, encoded by the coding sequence ATGCTTCGCAAGACCTCCCTGGTGCTCCTTATGGGCACCTGCAGCTTTGCCTGCGCTGAAACCGCCCCTGTGGAACTTGGCGCCACCACCATCGACGGCGAACGCGACGCCGCCAGCGGCGTGCAACTGGACGAGCCGATCCGGACCGGTTCGCGCCTTGGCCTGACCGCACGGGAAACCCCCGCATCGGTCAGCGTCTCGGACCGCCGCCTGATCGAAGAACGCGGCGCCAAGGACAGCCAGGACGTGGTCAACGCCATGACCGGCGTCAACGCCTCGGCCAACCCCGGCTTTGGCGGCTTCGTCGCCTACCGCGGGTTTACCCAGAACCAGGTCACCCAGTTGTACAACGGCATCAACCTGGGCTACAGCAGTGCCACTCGGCCAGTGGACGCCTGGGTACTCGACCGCGTCGAGCTGATTGGCGGGCCGTCTTCGTTCCTGCATGGCGCGGGCGCAGTGGGCGGCTCGATCAACTACATCACCAAGCTCGCCAGCCGCGACCAGCAGATCATTGACGGGCGAATCCGCTACGGCAGTTTCGACGACAGCGAGGTAGCATTCGGTATCAACCAGGCACTGGCCAGCAACCCCGCCGACGCCCGTCATTTCATGCGCCTGGACTTCAGCCGCGGGCATGGCAACGGCTACGTCGACCGCAACGAACGGCACACCGACAGCCTGGCCTTTTCGCTGCTCAGCGACCTGGCACCCAACCTCACCCACACCCTGGCGCTGGAGTACCAGGAAGACCGCGAAGAAAGCCCCTACTGGGGCTCACCGATCCTGCCTGGGCGCAGCACGATGAAGATCGACAACAGCCGCCGTTTCGAAAACTACAACGTCGCCGACGGCCGCTATGAGCAACGGGTACGCTGGCTGCGCTCGATCCTTGATTACCAGTTCAGCGACAGCACCAGCGTGCAGAACACGCTGTACCACTACAACGCCCAGCGCGACTACCGCAACGTTGAACGTTACGCCTACACCCGCGATGGCAAGGTGCAGCGCAGCAGCCCCTACCTGCAGCGCCACGACCAGAACCTGCTGGGCGACCGTATCGAGCTGCGCCATGACAACCAGCTGTTCGGCCTGGCCAGCCAGTGGTCGCTGGGGCTGGAATACTCGCGCATGCGCCAGACCCTCTACCCCACCTCTAGCAGCTGGAGTGACGTGGTCGATGCCGATCACTTCGACCCCGGCAGCTTCGATGACATCCCCGGGGTGAATGCCGGCCTGACCAAGCAACGCCACCACGAGGTCATCAACCGCGCAGTGTTCGCCGAAAACCGCCTGCAACTCACCGAACGCCTGGCCCTGCTGACCGCCCTGCGCTACGACTACCTGGACATGGAAGTGACCAACTACGGCGCAGTGACGCCAACCTCGCCGGCCTATTTCGAGCGACGTTGGGAGCCGCTGTCCGGGCGCATCGGCCTGACCTATGCATTGACACCTTCGGCCAGCGTATACGTGCAGTACAGCTCCTCGGCCGACTTACCGGCCGGTTCGCTGGCAGCAGCGACCTACTCCAACGTCGGGTTGTTCGACCTGTCCAAGGGCGAACAATGGGAAGTGGGCAGCAAGTTCGACTTCCTGGACGGGCGAGGCGCTGCCACGCTGGCGCTGTACCAGATCGTGCGCAAGGACTTTGCCGTGCGCGACTCGAACGACGCCAACCTTACCGTTCAGGCCGGGCAGCAGACCTCACGCGGTGTCGAGCTGTCCGGGCGCCTGCAGGTAACGCCCAAACTGCTGGCCGAGGCCAACTACGCCTATGTCGATGCGCAGTACGATGAGTTCAACGAGGCAGTCAACGGCAAGTCGGTGTCGCGCAAGGGCAATGCACCGACCAACGTGCCGGCCAATGTCGCCAACCTGTGGCTGACCTACAGCTTGTCGCCGGCATGGTCGGTGGGCGCAGACAGCCGCTACGTGGGCTCGGTGTATGCCGACAACGCCAACAGCCTCAAGGCCCCGGCCTATACACTGTTCGGCGCGTTTGCCCGCTACCGGCTGGATGAGCACACCACGCTGACCGGGCGGGTGCGCAACCTGACCGATGAGGTGTATGCCAAGCAGGCCTACAACAGCCAGTACTACATGGGGCCGCCACGCACCTTCGAGCTGGCGCTGGACATGCGCTTCTGA
- the soj_2 gene encoding Chromosome-partitioning ATPase Soj (*Name soj_2), translating to MRRVVFNQKGGVGKSSIACNLAAASAAEGYRTLLVDLDPQANATYYLTGLDNDAIPAGIADFFRQTLSPVTAAGKKHRVAITETRYSNLHLVTASPDLSDLQSKLESKFKINKLRKLLVELGEDYERIYIDTPPALNFYTFSALVAAERLLIPFDCDSFSRQALHSVMAEVEELRQDHNPALQVEGVVVNQFAGRTALHQTLVDQLRSEGMPVLPVYLSSSIKMRESHQASVPLVHLAPRHKLAMEFVDLLDALERAA from the coding sequence ATGCGTCGTGTGGTTTTCAATCAGAAAGGTGGCGTCGGCAAGTCCAGCATCGCCTGCAACCTCGCTGCTGCCAGTGCCGCCGAGGGTTACCGGACCTTGCTGGTCGACCTGGACCCGCAGGCCAATGCCACTTACTACCTGACTGGCCTGGACAACGACGCCATTCCTGCCGGCATCGCCGATTTCTTCCGCCAGACCCTGTCACCGGTCACTGCCGCCGGCAAGAAGCACCGTGTGGCAATCACCGAAACCCGCTACAGCAACCTGCACCTGGTCACCGCCAGCCCCGACCTCAGCGACCTGCAAAGCAAGCTGGAGAGCAAGTTCAAGATCAACAAGCTGCGCAAGTTGCTGGTGGAACTGGGCGAGGACTACGAGCGGATCTATATCGACACCCCGCCGGCGCTCAACTTTTATACCTTCAGCGCACTGGTGGCGGCCGAGCGCCTGCTTATCCCGTTCGACTGCGACAGCTTCTCGCGCCAGGCCCTGCACAGTGTCATGGCCGAGGTGGAGGAACTGCGCCAGGACCACAACCCGGCGTTGCAGGTAGAAGGTGTGGTGGTCAACCAGTTCGCCGGGCGCACCGCCCTGCACCAGACCCTGGTCGATCAGTTGCGCAGCGAAGGCATGCCCGTGCTGCCGGTGTACCTGAGCAGCTCGATCAAGATGCGCGAATCGCACCAGGCGTCGGTGCCGTTGGTGCACCTGGCACCTCGGCACAAATTGGCGATGGAGTTTGTCGATTTGCTGGATGCACTGGAACGGGCGGCCTGA
- the oprD_7 gene encoding Porin D (*Name oprD_7) codes for MSRLMLALPLLGLSPFAFADSAQSQSNGFVEDSSWSILNRSVFDQRDYKHGGRNSAGRNAYKPRNERNGKAEEWAYGLMGTLQSGFTQGLIGVGVDAHAYLGVQLDSGGGRVGKARLLGVDNDGHPKNEYSRAGAALKLRVSNTVLSYGEQRVKTPVFSSSDSRLLPETATGFFLTSSEFDTLKLVAGHFNENADRNASSHDQGFAVNYSNGKQGNSFDLAGVVWNPSAAFSGSLYTSRYEDSWNQHYLGSTLTHALDDRRSLSLDLNLYRTTDTGKALSGRIDNTTWSLVSRYNQGPHGFSLGWQQVDGNTPFDYVTRGAIFIANAVQMSDFNAPNEKSWQARYDLNMGAYGVPGLNLTALYVRGFDIDGTHVDPNGGYAYLGYGKGGKHWERDLEARYVVQSGKAKGTTFSVRHNVHRGNTAQAELDGDQIRLAVEWPLSGGF; via the coding sequence ATGAGCCGGCTCATGCTGGCGCTGCCGCTGCTGGGGTTGTCGCCCTTTGCATTTGCCGACTCCGCCCAGTCGCAAAGCAACGGCTTTGTCGAAGACAGCAGTTGGAGCATCCTCAACCGCAGCGTATTCGACCAGCGCGACTACAAGCACGGTGGGCGCAACAGTGCCGGGCGTAATGCCTACAAACCGCGTAACGAACGCAATGGCAAGGCTGAGGAATGGGCCTACGGCTTGATGGGGACGTTGCAGTCGGGCTTCACCCAGGGCCTGATCGGTGTCGGCGTCGATGCCCATGCCTACCTGGGCGTGCAACTCGACAGCGGCGGCGGCCGCGTGGGCAAAGCACGCCTGCTGGGCGTGGATAATGATGGGCACCCGAAAAACGAATACAGCCGCGCGGGCGCGGCGCTGAAGTTGCGGGTGTCCAATACTGTGCTGTCCTATGGCGAGCAACGGGTCAAAACCCCGGTGTTCAGTTCTTCCGACAGCCGCCTGCTGCCCGAGACCGCCACCGGGTTCTTCCTCACCAGCAGCGAGTTCGACACACTCAAGCTGGTGGCCGGGCACTTCAACGAAAACGCCGACCGCAATGCCTCCAGCCACGACCAAGGCTTCGCGGTAAACTACTCCAACGGCAAACAGGGCAACAGTTTCGACCTGGCCGGCGTGGTCTGGAACCCCAGTGCAGCCTTCAGCGGCAGCTTGTACACCTCGCGCTACGAGGACAGCTGGAACCAGCACTACCTCGGCAGCACCCTCACCCACGCCTTGGATGACCGCCGCAGCCTCAGCCTGGACCTGAACCTTTACCGCACCACAGACACCGGCAAGGCGCTGTCCGGGCGCATCGACAACACCACCTGGAGCCTGGTCTCGCGCTACAACCAAGGGCCGCACGGCTTCAGCCTGGGCTGGCAGCAGGTAGACGGCAACACCCCGTTCGACTATGTGACGCGGGGGGCAATCTTCATTGCCAACGCCGTGCAGATGTCGGACTTCAACGCACCGAACGAGAAGTCCTGGCAAGCACGCTACGACCTCAACATGGGGGCCTATGGCGTACCGGGGTTGAACCTCACGGCGCTGTATGTGCGGGGGTTCGATATCGACGGCACACACGTAGACCCAAACGGCGGCTATGCGTACCTGGGGTATGGCAAGGGCGGCAAGCATTGGGAGCGCGACCTGGAAGCGCGGTATGTGGTGCAGAGCGGCAAGGCCAAGGGGACGACGTTCTCGGTGAGGCATAACGTTCACCGGGGGAACACGGCGCAGGCTGAGCTGGACGGGGACCAGATACGCCTGGCGGTTGAGTGGCCGTTGTCTGGGGGGTTCTGA
- the bcp_1 gene encoding Pseudoazurin (*Name bcp_1), translating to MLLRPVALLLASALLAPAALAEVHEVKMLNRGSEGAMVYEPDHLRIAPGDTVRFLPTQSGHNAASVPGLLPTGAEPFKSKLNQPFEQTFSVPGVYGIQCIPHLAMGMVMVIQVGDAPVAELPASLPARAQARFAAQLQKLEAAR from the coding sequence ATGCTGTTGCGCCCTGTCGCCCTGCTGCTTGCCAGCGCCCTGCTTGCCCCTGCCGCACTGGCCGAAGTGCATGAAGTGAAAATGCTCAACCGCGGCAGCGAGGGCGCGATGGTGTACGAGCCGGACCACCTGCGCATTGCCCCCGGTGACACGGTGCGCTTTCTGCCCACCCAAAGCGGGCACAATGCGGCCAGCGTGCCCGGCCTGCTGCCCACCGGCGCCGAGCCGTTCAAGAGCAAACTGAACCAGCCGTTCGAGCAGACCTTCAGCGTGCCGGGCGTGTATGGCATCCAGTGCATTCCGCACCTGGCGATGGGCATGGTGATGGTGATCCAGGTGGGCGATGCGCCGGTTGCCGAATTGCCAGCCAGCTTGCCTGCTCGGGCGCAAGCCCGCTTCGCGGCCCAGTTGCAGAAGCTTGAGGCCGCCCGATGA
- the fecE gene encoding Fe(3+) dicitrate transport ATP-binding protein FecE (*Name fecE) has translation MTVMTAVQLAPLSCQGLGLQLAGNTVLHAIQLSVVAGETLGIVGPNGSGKSSLLKVLAGLRKPASGSVQLLGEPLAQLPRRRVAQALALVEQQADTLDAISVFDAVALGRTPWLSALAPFSRDDRAIVEQALADLDALHLRTRLWGSLSGGERQRVHIARALAQRPQVLLLDEPTNHLDIQHQLSLLQQVQALPVTTLVALHDLNQALTCDRVAVLDKGHLVALGKPFDVLTPERLLCTFGVHARYLTDPFDGARILRFRAP, from the coding sequence ATGACGGTCATGACAGCTGTACAGCTTGCACCGCTGAGCTGCCAGGGCCTGGGGCTGCAACTGGCCGGCAATACCGTGCTCCACGCTATCCAGCTGAGCGTTGTGGCGGGTGAAACCCTGGGCATCGTCGGCCCCAACGGCTCTGGCAAATCTTCACTGCTCAAGGTGCTCGCAGGGCTGCGCAAGCCGGCCAGTGGCAGCGTGCAACTGCTGGGCGAACCGCTGGCACAGCTGCCCCGCCGCCGTGTTGCGCAGGCCCTGGCACTGGTCGAGCAGCAGGCCGACACCCTCGATGCAATCAGTGTGTTCGATGCCGTTGCTTTGGGCCGTACACCGTGGCTGTCGGCATTGGCACCGTTCTCTCGGGACGACCGTGCTATCGTCGAGCAAGCCCTGGCGGACCTCGACGCCCTGCACCTGCGTACACGCCTGTGGGGTTCGCTGTCGGGTGGCGAGCGCCAACGCGTGCACATCGCCCGTGCCCTGGCGCAACGGCCGCAGGTACTGTTGCTGGACGAGCCGACCAACCACCTGGACATCCAGCACCAGCTAAGCCTGCTGCAGCAGGTTCAAGCCTTGCCGGTGACCACGCTGGTGGCCCTGCACGACCTCAACCAGGCACTCACCTGCGACCGCGTCGCGGTGCTGGACAAGGGCCACCTGGTCGCCCTTGGCAAACCGTTCGACGTCCTCACGCCCGAGCGCCTGCTGTGCACCTTCGGCGTGCATGCCCGCTACCTCACCGACCCCTTCGATGGCGCGCGCATCCTGCGTTTTCGCGCCCCCTGA
- the hmuU_1 gene encoding Hemin transport system permease protein HmuU (*Name hmuU_1) has product MSRLLPCIAVALAALLAALLAGTAIGETNLSPGVVGQVLANHLWQAGYPVDPIDAGIVWNYRLTRTLVAAACGAGLATCGVVLQALLRNPLAEPYLLGLSAGASTGAVLVGLLGLGSLTLSMSGGAFIGALAAFALVLVLARAAGPSSNNAQVILAGIAGSQLFTALTAFLITKSATAEQARGILFWLLGNLSGVRWPSVWLAVPVALFGLAVCLLHRRALDAFTFGADSAASLGIPVRRTQLLLISCTALVTAVMVSIVGAIGFVGLVIPHALRLLLGPGHSRLLPASALGGALFLITADVLSRTLITGQVIPVGVVTALIGAPVFALILVSRRGQP; this is encoded by the coding sequence ATGAGTCGCCTGTTACCCTGCATCGCAGTCGCCTTGGCAGCACTGCTGGCCGCCTTGCTGGCCGGCACTGCCATCGGTGAGACCAACCTGTCGCCCGGCGTGGTCGGGCAGGTGCTGGCCAACCACCTGTGGCAGGCCGGCTACCCGGTTGACCCGATCGACGCCGGCATCGTCTGGAATTACCGCCTGACCCGCACCTTGGTCGCAGCAGCCTGCGGTGCCGGCCTGGCCACCTGCGGCGTGGTTCTCCAGGCGCTGTTGCGCAACCCGCTGGCCGAACCCTACCTGCTGGGCTTGTCGGCCGGCGCCTCGACCGGTGCAGTGCTGGTTGGCCTGCTGGGCCTGGGTAGCCTGACGCTGAGCATGTCCGGGGGCGCCTTCATCGGTGCGTTGGCAGCGTTCGCCCTGGTGCTGGTACTGGCCCGCGCGGCCGGCCCAAGCAGCAACAACGCGCAAGTGATCCTCGCCGGTATCGCCGGCTCGCAACTGTTCACCGCCCTCACCGCCTTTCTCATCACCAAGTCGGCCACCGCCGAACAGGCACGCGGCATCCTGTTCTGGCTGTTGGGCAACCTCAGCGGCGTGCGTTGGCCTTCCGTGTGGCTGGCCGTGCCGGTGGCGCTGTTCGGCCTGGCGGTGTGCCTGTTGCACCGCCGCGCCCTGGACGCCTTCACGTTCGGCGCCGATTCGGCTGCTTCGCTGGGCATCCCGGTGCGGCGCACCCAGTTACTGCTGATCAGCTGCACGGCACTGGTGACGGCCGTGATGGTGTCCATCGTCGGCGCCATCGGCTTTGTCGGGCTGGTGATTCCGCATGCCCTGCGCCTGCTGCTCGGCCCCGGTCACAGCCGCCTGTTGCCCGCCAGCGCGCTGGGCGGTGCACTGTTCCTGATTACCGCCGATGTTCTATCGCGTACCTTGATTACAGGCCAGGTGATTCCCGTGGGCGTGGTCACCGCACTGATCGGCGCACCGGTGTTTGCGCTTATTCTGGTCAGCCGCCGAGGGCAGCCATGA
- the cntO_3 gene encoding Metal-pseudopaline receptor CntO (*Name cntO_3) has product MTLFDGARLYTGAGTQTFPVDPWMVERIDVIRGPASVLHGEGATGAVINVIPKKPFAGEVRNHVRLGYGSWDRQQLGLDSGGSLSERLSYRLTLNQQAGNGWVDRTTSRSLAMSAALRFDASDDLSFTLAHDRGDAEPANYYGTPLIDGHYRSSLRKKNYNVQNDVQHYVDEWTRLTTDWTLNDHLSASNQLYYIKSRRHWRNAEDYSWDAERQQLQRGSYLEIKHNQEQFGDRQTFTVDHTLFGLASKTVVGAEYNKVRFNVDSNAPYNDVGGDYIDPWQPEPGWFHSASPLRPQTLSSTHTFALFAENRLQLSDRLSLVTGVRRDQNHIDRTNLTNDSRSDRSLQGGNWRAGLVFAVSDDLSLYGQYSTSQEGVNNLISLSPTQMHYDLTEAKQTEVGLKQRFWEGRGEWTLAAYHIVKKKLLVDDPITHEKQQAGQQTSDGLEATLELALAHQWQVSANASLVRARYDDFDEMVGGVAQDRAGNRPANVPRRTANLWLSKGFGQQVEAGIGARYVDERYADTANTQSAPGYTVVDANIAWQVLPDVKLGLQLNNLFDREYVQSAFSGQQWLMGMPRSYFATVDYTF; this is encoded by the coding sequence ATGACGCTGTTCGACGGCGCACGCCTGTACACCGGTGCCGGCACCCAGACGTTCCCTGTCGACCCGTGGATGGTCGAACGTATCGATGTAATTCGCGGCCCGGCCTCGGTACTGCATGGCGAAGGCGCCACCGGCGCGGTGATCAACGTGATCCCGAAAAAACCGTTTGCCGGCGAGGTACGCAACCACGTGCGCCTGGGCTACGGCTCTTGGGACCGCCAGCAGCTCGGCCTGGACAGCGGCGGCAGCCTCAGCGAGCGCCTGAGCTATCGCCTGACCCTCAACCAGCAGGCTGGCAACGGCTGGGTCGACCGCACCACTTCGCGCAGCCTGGCCATGAGTGCCGCGCTGCGTTTCGATGCCAGTGACGACCTCAGCTTCACCCTTGCCCACGACCGTGGCGATGCAGAGCCTGCCAACTACTACGGCACCCCGCTGATCGACGGCCACTACCGCAGCAGCCTGCGCAAGAAAAACTACAACGTGCAGAACGACGTGCAGCACTACGTCGATGAGTGGACGCGGCTGACCACCGACTGGACGCTGAACGACCACCTCAGCGCCAGCAACCAGCTGTACTACATCAAAAGCCGCCGCCACTGGCGCAACGCCGAAGACTACAGCTGGGACGCCGAGCGCCAGCAATTGCAGCGCGGCAGCTACCTGGAGATCAAGCACAACCAGGAACAGTTCGGTGACCGCCAGACCTTTACCGTTGACCACACGCTGTTCGGCCTGGCCAGCAAGACCGTGGTCGGCGCGGAATACAACAAGGTCCGCTTCAACGTCGACAGCAATGCGCCCTACAACGATGTGGGCGGTGACTACATCGACCCGTGGCAACCAGAACCGGGTTGGTTCCACAGCGCCTCGCCGCTGCGCCCGCAAACGTTGTCCAGCACCCACACCTTCGCCCTGTTCGCCGAAAACCGCCTGCAACTGAGCGATCGGCTGTCGCTGGTGACCGGCGTGCGTCGCGACCAGAACCACATCGACCGCACCAACTTGACCAACGACAGCCGCAGCGACCGCAGCCTGCAAGGTGGCAACTGGCGCGCCGGGCTGGTGTTTGCGGTCAGCGACGATCTGTCGTTGTACGGGCAGTACTCCACCAGCCAGGAGGGGGTCAACAACCTCATCAGCCTCAGCCCCACCCAGATGCACTATGACCTGACCGAAGCGAAGCAGACCGAAGTAGGCCTCAAGCAGCGCTTCTGGGAAGGCCGTGGCGAATGGACGCTTGCCGCCTACCACATCGTCAAGAAGAAGCTGCTGGTGGACGACCCGATCACCCACGAAAAGCAGCAGGCTGGGCAGCAGACGTCAGACGGCCTTGAGGCCACCCTGGAACTGGCACTGGCGCATCAGTGGCAGGTATCGGCCAACGCGTCGCTGGTGCGTGCCAGGTATGACGACTTCGACGAGATGGTCGGTGGCGTAGCCCAGGACCGCGCCGGCAACCGACCGGCCAACGTACCAAGGCGTACCGCCAACCTGTGGTTGAGCAAAGGCTTCGGCCAGCAGGTAGAGGCCGGCATTGGTGCGCGCTACGTGGATGAGCGTTATGCCGATACCGCCAACACCCAGAGCGCCCCCGGGTACACCGTGGTCGATGCCAACATCGCCTGGCAGGTGTTGCCGGATGTGAAGTTGGGGTTGCAGTTGAACAACCTGTTTGATCGCGAGTATGTGCAGTCGGCGTTCAGTGGGCAGCAATGGCTGATGGGAATGCCGCGGTCGTACTTTGCGACGGTGGATTACACCTTCTGA
- the thpR gene encoding RNA 2',3'-cyclic phosphodiesterase (*Name thpR) has product MVQDIRPSGSPFKRLFFALPVSDAQRRALAQWRRGLNLRSGKPVPAANFHVTLLFLGDVDTAQVPAICAAVDQLALPAMAPRLLLDRLQVWQRAGALVLEAQQTPPALLQLVYGLQQALLPLGVEAANREYRPHLTLSRDYRGQPPEASSAPEFYLTARHFTLYESRKGAYWPLAQWPLAG; this is encoded by the coding sequence ATGGTTCAGGATATACGCCCCAGCGGTAGCCCGTTCAAACGGTTGTTTTTCGCCTTGCCGGTCAGCGATGCCCAGCGCCGTGCACTGGCCCAGTGGCGCCGGGGCCTGAACCTGCGCAGCGGCAAGCCGGTGCCGGCGGCCAACTTCCATGTCACGCTGTTGTTCCTCGGCGATGTGGATACCGCCCAGGTGCCGGCGATCTGTGCGGCGGTCGATCAGTTGGCGCTGCCGGCCATGGCGCCGCGGCTGCTGCTCGACCGTTTGCAGGTGTGGCAGCGCGCCGGTGCGCTGGTGCTGGAAGCACAGCAGACACCGCCCGCCCTGTTGCAACTGGTGTACGGTTTGCAGCAGGCGCTGCTGCCGTTGGGGGTGGAGGCGGCCAACCGTGAGTATCGGCCGCACCTGACCCTGTCCAGGGATTACCGCGGGCAACCACCCGAGGCCAGCAGCGCGCCGGAGTTCTACCTCACCGCGCGCCACTTCACACTCTACGAGTCGCGCAAGGGCGCGTACTGGCCCTTGGCGCAGTGGCCGCTGGCAGGCTGA